One genomic region from Flagellimonas oceani encodes:
- a CDS encoding TRAP transporter substrate-binding protein, translated as MKSWWLPIIFVFFLSCRSENKDVNSIKLAHSLSVNHPVHEAMVHMADLVEKKSEGKLKVEIYPSSQLGSEKQCLELLQIGSLGMTKVSAAVMENFSPDLKVLGYPYIFRDNAHRFKIYDSSIGKKLLSGSEQFWLKGLTYFDAGNRSFYTKDTPINKPEDLQGLKIRVMQSPTAIEMVKQFGGSPTPISWAELYTSLQQGVVDGAENNLPSFYTSKHYEVCKYFSLNEHSSIPDILVIGTITWNKLNPQEKEWLMEAVQEATVLQRKLWKKAEREALSEIKKAGVHVSYPDKSLFEKKTEPMLQSLKEKDGHLYEMVEEIKKVQ; from the coding sequence ATGAAATCGTGGTGGTTGCCCATAATTTTTGTCTTTTTTCTTTCGTGCCGATCGGAGAACAAGGATGTCAATTCCATTAAACTGGCGCACAGTCTAAGTGTAAACCATCCTGTACACGAGGCAATGGTGCATATGGCCGATTTGGTAGAAAAAAAATCAGAAGGCAAACTTAAAGTTGAAATTTACCCCAGTAGTCAGTTGGGTTCGGAAAAGCAATGCTTGGAATTGTTACAAATCGGAAGTTTGGGCATGACCAAAGTATCTGCTGCTGTAATGGAGAACTTTTCACCAGACCTAAAAGTTCTGGGTTACCCCTATATATTTCGCGATAATGCACATCGATTTAAAATATACGACAGCAGTATCGGTAAAAAACTGCTTTCGGGGTCAGAACAATTTTGGTTGAAAGGATTGACTTATTTTGATGCCGGAAACCGATCTTTTTATACCAAGGACACCCCCATCAATAAACCGGAAGATCTTCAGGGATTGAAAATCCGGGTGATGCAAAGCCCCACCGCCATTGAAATGGTCAAACAATTCGGTGGGTCCCCTACCCCAATTTCTTGGGCAGAGCTTTATACCTCGCTCCAACAAGGTGTTGTGGATGGTGCCGAGAACAATCTCCCCAGTTTTTACACATCCAAACATTATGAAGTCTGTAAATATTTTTCCTTGAACGAACACAGCTCCATACCGGATATTTTGGTCATCGGAACAATAACTTGGAACAAATTAAACCCACAAGAGAAAGAATGGTTGATGGAAGCAGTTCAGGAAGCTACGGTTTTACAAAGGAAACTTTGGAAAAAAGCCGAACGCGAAGCCTTGAGCGAAATAAAAAAAGCTGGGGTTCATGTATCATATCCGGACAAATCGCTTTTTGAAAAAAAAACGGAACCAATGCTGCAATCCTTAAAAGAAAAAGACGGCCATTTATATGAAATGGTGGAAGAAATTAAAAAAGTACAATAA
- a CDS encoding bifunctional 4-hydroxy-2-oxoglutarate aldolase/2-dehydro-3-deoxy-phosphogluconate aldolase, producing MKKYTRNEVFKTMGDTGFVPLYYNSDSKMVQQVVKACYDGGARLFEFTHRGENAERVFSQLVDFCNKECPDMILGVGSVTDAATASNFINMGASFVVTPVLREDIAIICNRKKIFWSPGCGTLTEITRAEELGCEVVKLFPAEVYGPQFIKAVKGPQPWTNIMPTGGVDTTKENLTGWFDAGATCVGMGSKLIDKQALITGNFSLITQKVKEVLAIIQEIKKV from the coding sequence ATGAAAAAATATACCCGAAACGAGGTTTTTAAAACTATGGGCGATACCGGATTCGTCCCACTATACTATAATTCCGACTCCAAAATGGTGCAACAGGTGGTAAAAGCTTGTTATGATGGCGGTGCAAGATTATTTGAATTCACCCATCGTGGTGAGAATGCAGAGCGGGTATTTTCCCAATTGGTGGACTTCTGTAATAAGGAATGCCCGGACATGATCTTGGGAGTAGGTTCCGTTACCGATGCCGCTACGGCGTCCAATTTCATCAATATGGGAGCTTCATTTGTGGTTACCCCTGTATTGCGCGAGGACATTGCCATTATCTGTAATCGAAAAAAGATTTTCTGGTCTCCCGGGTGCGGTACCCTTACCGAAATTACAAGAGCGGAGGAACTGGGATGCGAAGTGGTAAAGCTATTCCCTGCGGAAGTCTATGGCCCACAGTTCATCAAAGCGGTTAAAGGGCCACAACCTTGGACCAATATTATGCCCACGGGTGGGGTGGACACCACCAAAGAAAATTTGACCGGTTGGTTCGATGCGGGTGCTACCTGTGTGGGTATGGGCTCCAAGCTCATAGACAAGCAAGCATTGATAACAGGGAATTTCAGCCTCATCACCCAAAAGGTGAAAGAAGTACTTGCCATCATACAAGAAATTAAAAAAGTATGA
- a CDS encoding TRAP transporter small permease, whose amino-acid sequence MKRHIDTFLEWVLAILLGAMVLDVVWGVFTRYLLESQSSWTDELARFLLVWLSILGAAYASGKKLHIAIDLWPQNLDPKKEKYLNLIVISVVLLFAVSIFLIGGLRYVYISFALGQTSPALQLPIGFVNMVLPISGFFILYYKLSELFDLLKNMKNGN is encoded by the coding sequence ATGAAAAGACACATTGATACTTTTCTGGAATGGGTGCTTGCCATACTACTGGGGGCTATGGTCCTTGATGTTGTTTGGGGTGTGTTCACCAGATATTTATTGGAAAGCCAAAGCTCATGGACCGATGAACTTGCTCGATTTTTATTGGTTTGGCTCAGTATTTTGGGAGCCGCTTATGCTTCGGGGAAAAAGCTACATATTGCAATTGATCTATGGCCCCAAAACCTTGACCCTAAGAAAGAAAAGTACCTTAACCTCATTGTTATTAGTGTGGTATTGCTCTTTGCTGTGTCTATTTTTTTGATAGGAGGTCTGCGATACGTTTATATTTCCTTTGCGTTGGGCCAAACCTCACCGGCGCTGCAACTACCTATCGGCTTTGTAAACATGGTGTTGCCCATATCAGGTTTTTTCATCCTCTACTACAAACTCTCAGAACTCTTTGATCTACTAAAAAACATGAAGAATGGAAATTAG
- a CDS encoding alpha-glucuronidase family glycosyl hydrolase: MRHILKEIKLFLFCATILLSTSVFSFSSGYDLWLKYDKISDVELLENYRKNLESVYLEDGGETLDIIRKELSMGLGGLLDETVGFKAFDTAENQLIVSKFGSLPEVFKSTVKMDALKKEGYIIKSIKQGGQSYVLVTANSDIGLLYGTFHLLRALQMHESLDGIDIKESPKVDVRMLNHWDNLDRTIERGYAGFSIWNWQTLPDYIDQRYIDYARANASIGINGTALTNVNANALILTPQYLEKVKALADVFRPYGIKVYLTARFSAPMEIGGLSTADPLDPKVIQWWKDKAKEIYKSIPDFGGFLVKANSEGQPGPQNYGRTHLDGANLLADAVAPYDGVVMWRAFVYSEHDAEDRAKQAYTEFVPDDGKYKENVLIQVKNGPIDFQPREPFHPLFGAMPNTPLMMEFQITKEYLGFATHLVYLPKLFEEVLQSDTYQKGKGSLVAKVVDGSLNNKKLTGMAGVANIGTDFNWTGHPFGQADWYGFGRLAWDPYMDSKEIADEWLRCTFGNEEEFLEPIKKMMMESREAVVNYMNPLGLHHIFDTGHHYGPGPWVGNLSRPEWNPVYYHKADEEGIGFDRTKTGSDALSQYAPELEKMYSDLDTCPEEYLLWFHHLPWDYKLKSGRTLWDGLGIKYQEGVDQVREMITTWDNMKPYVDNDTHHQVSMLLDIQLKEAKWWRDACMLYFQTFSKMDFPKEMETPENNLEYYKSLKFPYAPGIRPRWD, translated from the coding sequence ATGAGACATATTCTTAAAGAAATAAAGCTTTTCCTTTTTTGTGCTACCATTCTATTGAGCACCAGCGTGTTTTCCTTTTCCAGTGGATACGATCTATGGCTCAAATACGATAAAATTTCTGATGTTGAACTACTTGAAAACTACCGAAAAAACCTTGAAAGTGTTTATTTGGAAGATGGAGGGGAGACCTTGGACATTATTCGAAAAGAACTGTCCATGGGACTTGGAGGTCTATTGGATGAAACGGTTGGTTTCAAAGCTTTTGATACGGCTGAAAACCAACTGATTGTTTCCAAGTTTGGAAGCCTCCCGGAAGTTTTTAAGAGTACGGTCAAAATGGATGCTTTAAAAAAGGAAGGATACATCATCAAATCGATAAAACAGGGAGGTCAATCTTATGTTTTGGTTACCGCAAATAGCGATATAGGGCTTCTTTATGGCACCTTTCATTTACTTCGTGCCCTGCAAATGCATGAATCTTTGGATGGGATTGATATAAAAGAGTCTCCAAAGGTCGATGTACGGATGTTGAACCATTGGGACAATTTGGATAGGACTATCGAAAGGGGTTATGCTGGATTTTCCATATGGAATTGGCAAACTTTACCCGATTATATCGATCAACGATATATTGATTACGCCCGTGCAAATGCATCTATCGGAATCAATGGTACGGCCTTGACCAATGTCAATGCCAATGCGCTTATCTTAACCCCGCAATACCTAGAAAAGGTTAAAGCTTTGGCCGATGTTTTCAGGCCTTATGGTATTAAGGTATACCTCACGGCCAGATTTTCCGCTCCCATGGAAATAGGTGGATTGAGTACTGCGGACCCCCTGGATCCCAAAGTGATTCAATGGTGGAAGGATAAGGCAAAGGAAATCTATAAAAGTATACCGGATTTTGGAGGATTTTTGGTGAAGGCCAACTCTGAAGGCCAGCCAGGTCCTCAAAATTATGGGCGAACACATTTGGATGGAGCCAACTTGTTGGCTGATGCCGTGGCACCTTATGATGGAGTGGTCATGTGGCGGGCTTTTGTTTATTCAGAGCACGATGCCGAAGATAGGGCCAAACAAGCTTACACTGAATTTGTTCCGGACGATGGAAAATATAAGGAAAATGTATTGATCCAGGTAAAAAATGGGCCCATAGATTTTCAGCCAAGAGAACCGTTTCATCCATTATTCGGGGCTATGCCCAATACCCCACTGATGATGGAGTTTCAGATAACAAAGGAGTACTTGGGTTTTGCCACACATTTGGTGTATCTCCCCAAACTATTTGAGGAAGTGCTGCAGAGCGACACCTATCAAAAAGGGAAAGGATCCCTTGTCGCCAAGGTGGTGGACGGTTCCCTGAACAATAAAAAACTAACAGGAATGGCTGGTGTAGCCAATATTGGAACCGATTTCAATTGGACAGGCCATCCGTTCGGACAGGCAGATTGGTACGGATTCGGAAGGTTGGCATGGGACCCTTACATGGACTCCAAAGAGATAGCCGATGAATGGCTGCGCTGTACTTTTGGCAATGAAGAAGAATTTTTGGAACCCATCAAAAAAATGATGATGGAATCTAGGGAAGCGGTAGTCAATTATATGAATCCGCTTGGCCTGCACCATATTTTTGATACCGGCCACCATTATGGACCGGGTCCTTGGGTGGGCAATCTATCACGTCCGGAATGGAATCCGGTATATTACCACAAAGCAGATGAGGAAGGTATTGGTTTTGATAGAACAAAAACAGGTAGCGATGCATTGTCGCAATACGCTCCAGAGTTGGAAAAAATGTACTCCGACCTGGATACCTGCCCAGAAGAATACCTGTTGTGGTTCCACCATTTGCCTTGGGATTATAAGCTCAAAAGTGGAAGAACTTTATGGGATGGTCTTGGAATAAAATATCAAGAGGGAGTGGACCAAGTACGCGAGATGATCACAACTTGGGACAATATGAAGCCTTATGTTGATAATGACACCCACCACCAGGTAAGCATGTTGTTGGATATACAGCTCAAGGAAGCCAAATGGTGGCGAGATGCTTGCATGCTATATTTTCAGACATTTTCAAAAATGGATTTTCCGAAGGAAATGGAAACCCCGGAAAACAACTTGGAATATTATAAATCTTTGAAATTCCCCTATGCGCCAGGTATACGTCCGCGCTGGGATTAA
- a CDS encoding glycoside hydrolase family 3 C-terminal domain-containing protein, with translation MKHFKILFLCAAVPLLFPSCNQKADNSTNNNIETGEGNTQYEFPFYDTSLSIDDRVADLISRLSLEEKADQMMHNTSAIERLGIPPYGWWNEALHGVGRSGTATVFPQAIGLGATFDSDLAFRVSSAISDEARAMHNAAKDKGYHLRYSGLTFWTPNINIFRDPRWGRGQETYGEDPFLTSILGTSFVKGLQGDNPKYLKTAACAKHYAVHSGPEKLRHEFNATASPKDLWETYLPAFKSLVDADVEAVMCAYNSTNGEPCCSNNYLITDVLRDTWNFEGHVLSDCWALEDFYNSPENGGHGVVDTPAEAAALAVKSGVSLNCGSTYLKGLPEAVKQGLITEDEIDEQLAILLRTRFKLGLFDPKGSNPYDDIPTDVIDSDEHRNLAREVAQKSIVMLKNNGVLPLKNDLSRYFVTGPNASNTEVLLGNYYGVNPKMVTVLEGVAGAIHPGSQLQYRKGALLDRESLNPQDWASPNAGTSDATIAVLGISNLLEGEEGAALASATAGDRLDYNLPQNQIAYLRKLREAAGERPIIAVVTGGSPMNLAEVHELVDAVLLVWYPGEEGGNAIADIIFGNVSPSGRLPITFPKSLDQLPDYEDYTMQGRTYKYMDQEPLYPFGYGLSYGEFSYGDLSISKTSITKNDQVSVSLDVSNESEVMADDVVQLYISDTEASVAVPNFQLFGVQRVRLEPKSSKAITFTLDPSAFQMVNNEGERVFEPGNFKVYVGGSSPMQRSFELGAPQMSTGTITLN, from the coding sequence ATGAAACATTTTAAGATACTCTTCTTGTGTGCTGCGGTTCCCCTATTATTTCCATCCTGCAACCAAAAAGCGGATAATTCAACCAACAACAATATAGAAACCGGCGAGGGGAATACACAGTATGAATTCCCCTTTTACGACACCTCATTATCCATAGATGATCGTGTAGCGGACTTGATTTCGAGATTATCATTGGAAGAAAAAGCGGATCAGATGATGCACAACACCTCTGCAATAGAACGTTTGGGAATACCTCCATATGGCTGGTGGAACGAAGCATTGCACGGAGTAGGACGGTCTGGTACCGCCACTGTTTTTCCACAGGCCATTGGACTTGGTGCCACTTTTGACAGCGACCTTGCATTCAGGGTGAGTTCTGCCATTTCCGATGAGGCACGGGCGATGCACAATGCAGCAAAGGACAAAGGCTACCATCTTAGGTATAGCGGACTTACATTTTGGACACCGAACATTAATATTTTTAGGGATCCACGTTGGGGCCGCGGCCAGGAAACCTATGGCGAGGATCCTTTTCTTACTTCTATTTTGGGTACATCGTTCGTTAAAGGGCTCCAAGGGGACAATCCAAAATATTTAAAGACCGCCGCATGTGCCAAACATTATGCCGTACATAGTGGACCTGAGAAACTGCGCCACGAGTTCAATGCCACAGCTAGCCCAAAAGATCTTTGGGAAACCTATTTGCCAGCTTTCAAATCTTTAGTGGACGCCGATGTCGAAGCAGTAATGTGTGCCTATAACAGCACCAACGGAGAGCCTTGCTGTTCCAACAATTATTTGATCACGGACGTACTCCGGGATACTTGGAACTTTGAAGGCCATGTGCTAAGCGATTGCTGGGCACTGGAAGACTTCTATAATTCTCCGGAAAATGGCGGACATGGGGTCGTGGATACTCCGGCCGAAGCAGCAGCCCTTGCGGTTAAAAGCGGTGTGAGCCTTAATTGTGGCAGTACCTATTTAAAAGGATTACCGGAAGCCGTAAAACAAGGACTCATTACCGAGGATGAGATTGATGAGCAACTCGCAATTTTGCTTCGCACCCGTTTTAAATTGGGACTTTTTGACCCAAAAGGAAGCAATCCCTATGACGATATTCCGACCGATGTGATTGACAGCGACGAGCATCGAAACCTAGCACGGGAAGTAGCGCAGAAAAGTATCGTTATGCTAAAGAACAATGGTGTACTTCCCTTAAAGAACGACCTTTCAAGATATTTTGTGACAGGTCCCAACGCTTCCAATACCGAAGTTCTTTTAGGCAACTACTATGGTGTAAACCCAAAAATGGTGACCGTTTTGGAAGGAGTGGCCGGTGCCATTCATCCAGGAAGCCAACTACAGTATAGAAAGGGAGCCTTATTGGACAGGGAATCCCTTAATCCACAGGATTGGGCTTCTCCGAATGCGGGCACAAGCGATGCCACCATTGCCGTATTGGGCATTTCCAATCTTTTGGAAGGTGAAGAAGGAGCCGCTCTGGCATCTGCCACTGCAGGTGATCGACTCGACTATAACCTTCCACAAAATCAAATTGCCTATTTAAGAAAGTTGCGCGAGGCCGCGGGAGAGCGTCCTATTATTGCTGTTGTTACAGGTGGTAGTCCTATGAACTTGGCAGAGGTACACGAACTGGTCGATGCCGTACTTTTGGTTTGGTATCCCGGGGAAGAAGGTGGTAATGCCATAGCCGATATTATTTTTGGCAATGTTTCCCCTTCCGGAAGATTGCCCATTACCTTTCCAAAATCCTTGGATCAACTCCCCGATTATGAAGATTATACCATGCAAGGAAGAACCTATAAATATATGGACCAAGAGCCACTTTACCCTTTCGGTTATGGCCTTAGCTATGGGGAATTCTCGTATGGCGACCTCAGTATTTCAAAAACATCCATAACCAAGAATGACCAAGTATCTGTATCCCTTGATGTTTCGAATGAAAGCGAGGTTATGGCTGATGACGTAGTACAACTCTATATATCGGATACCGAGGCTTCTGTGGCGGTTCCAAATTTTCAATTGTTCGGGGTACAAAGGGTAAGGCTGGAGCCTAAAAGCTCTAAAGCTATTACTTTCACTTTAGACCCTTCAGCTTTCCAAATGGTCAACAACGAGGGTGAAAGAGTTTTTGAGCCGGGAAATTTTAAGGTGTATGTAGGTGGTAGCAGTCCCATGCAACGGAGCTTTGAACTGGGAGCTCCACAAATGAGCACTGGAACCATCACCCTTAATTAA
- the uxuA gene encoding mannonate dehydratase → MQQNMRWYGPNDGIHLRDIRQCGVTGIVTALHQIPVGEVWSVHDIQERQRMIAEEGMEWTVVESLPVHEDIKRKGGDFQQYISNYKKSLEHLAECGLKVVAYNFMPILDWVRTDHAFVNPDGTKALLFDEIAFIFFDVFLLKRPGAESDYSTDKVEEASEYGKTLSQDQKHQLFNNVLLGLPGSDESFTPEKILTLLDAYKGIDDRTLRSNLVHFLSEVAPVAEKVGIKLAIHPDDPPFSVLGLPRVVSTEEDLAQILSGVPVNANGLCYCTGSLGAHPKNNLSRIIDTHGDRIYFLHLRNVKREDGKRFRESEHLYGDNPMEEIIEKLLLLMNKNGAALPMRPDHGFLHSMEGKEKYPGYSLIGRLKGLAEIRGVELGLAHKLKT, encoded by the coding sequence ATGCAGCAAAATATGCGTTGGTATGGCCCCAATGATGGTATACATCTTCGTGATATCAGACAATGTGGGGTGACGGGAATAGTTACCGCATTGCACCAAATTCCCGTAGGTGAAGTTTGGAGTGTGCACGATATTCAGGAAAGACAACGCATGATTGCTGAGGAGGGCATGGAGTGGACCGTAGTGGAAAGTCTACCGGTCCATGAGGATATCAAAAGAAAGGGAGGTGATTTCCAGCAATATATTTCCAATTACAAAAAAAGCCTTGAGCATTTGGCCGAATGTGGCCTAAAAGTGGTGGCATATAATTTTATGCCCATTTTGGATTGGGTTCGCACCGATCACGCATTTGTTAACCCCGACGGAACCAAAGCCCTCCTTTTTGATGAGATAGCCTTTATATTTTTTGATGTCTTTTTGTTGAAAAGACCCGGAGCGGAAAGCGATTATTCCACAGATAAGGTGGAAGAGGCTTCGGAATATGGAAAAACTTTGAGTCAGGATCAAAAGCACCAACTGTTTAACAATGTTTTATTGGGATTGCCCGGAAGCGATGAAAGTTTTACACCAGAGAAGATTTTGACCCTACTGGATGCCTACAAAGGGATTGATGACCGAACACTGCGGAGCAATTTGGTTCACTTTCTTTCCGAAGTTGCTCCCGTCGCTGAAAAAGTGGGCATAAAGTTGGCGATACACCCGGACGACCCTCCTTTTTCGGTTTTGGGCTTGCCAAGGGTGGTATCCACAGAAGAGGATTTGGCGCAAATTTTGTCGGGAGTTCCTGTAAATGCCAATGGACTGTGTTACTGCACAGGTTCTTTGGGTGCACATCCCAAAAACAATCTTTCAAGAATTATAGATACACATGGTGACCGCATTTATTTTTTGCATTTAAGGAACGTCAAAAGAGAAGATGGAAAACGCTTTAGGGAGTCCGAACACCTTTATGGTGACAATCCCATGGAAGAAATTATTGAGAAGCTACTGTTGTTGATGAACAAGAACGGAGCAGCACTTCCCATGAGGCCCGATCATGGGTTCCTGCATTCAATGGAGGGTAAGGAAAAGTACCCTGGATATTCTTTAATTGGAAGGCTTAAAGGATTGGCGGAAATAAGGGGAGTGGAGCTGGGCTTGGCCCATAAACTAAAAACATAA
- a CDS encoding SDR family NAD(P)-dependent oxidoreductase, which translates to MDKKTAIVTGGNSGLGYATAKKFCDLGIKTYVIGRTKERTEEACAEMGPNAVALIFDLTKLDEIPQIIQKIYDDEGHIDILVNNAGINMKKPFTEVTDEEFEQIVHTNLFSVFAISREVVKKMKETGGGSIVNISSMAAQYGLPQVIAYSSSKTAIEGMTRAMAVELAQFGIRVNCIAPGFIKTKMTAKALDSDTDRKNKVFSRTPMGKMGLPEDIADAVYFMCSEESKFVTGTVLPIDGGNSIGF; encoded by the coding sequence ATGGATAAAAAAACAGCCATAGTAACCGGAGGCAACTCTGGACTTGGATATGCAACTGCCAAAAAATTTTGTGACCTAGGCATCAAAACCTATGTGATAGGGCGCACCAAGGAACGTACCGAAGAGGCTTGCGCAGAAATGGGACCAAATGCAGTCGCATTGATCTTTGATTTGACAAAATTGGATGAGATTCCGCAAATTATTCAAAAAATATACGATGATGAGGGACATATTGATATACTCGTAAACAATGCGGGAATCAATATGAAAAAACCATTCACAGAGGTAACCGATGAAGAATTCGAACAAATAGTGCATACCAATCTCTTCAGCGTTTTTGCCATCAGTAGGGAAGTGGTCAAAAAAATGAAAGAAACCGGTGGCGGAAGCATAGTCAATATCAGCTCTATGGCCGCACAATACGGTCTACCTCAAGTAATCGCGTACTCGTCCAGTAAAACGGCCATTGAGGGTATGACGCGTGCCATGGCAGTGGAACTTGCCCAGTTTGGCATAAGGGTTAATTGTATAGCCCCAGGTTTCATCAAAACAAAAATGACCGCGAAGGCATTGGACTCCGATACAGATCGTAAAAATAAAGTGTTTTCAAGGACACCAATGGGTAAAATGGGGCTGCCGGAAGATATTGCGGATGCCGTTTACTTTATGTGTTCAGAGGAATCCAAGTTCGTGACAGGGACCGTTTTGCCCATAGATGGTGGGAACAGTATTGGTTTTTAA
- the uxaC gene encoding glucuronate isomerase, translating into MKKFIQEDFLLQTDYAKELYHNFAKNQPIIDFHSHLPVNEIAENRNFANLTKIWIQGDHYKWRAMRALGIEEKYITGNASDAEKFQKWAETVPYSLRNPLYHWTHLELSRYFGIDELLDAKSASDIYRDCNKQLENPDFSPQNLIQRMNVEVVCTTDDPLDDLRYHSQLAESDYPVNVLPTFRPDGLIDIDNVGFIDYLNALSRITSIKITDFDSLKEAIRKRVDYFHKNGCRLSDHGLSHAYGFEYTEDQVNTILSLRFEEKSISKKEVAIYKTAILNTLGQLYHEKNWVMQLHLGPIRNTNEAILNKVGIDAGVDSIGDYQHAEQLASFLNQLNMKDSLPKTILYNSNPSDNEVFATMAGNFTREGIKSKVQFGAAWWFLDQKQGIENQLNTLSNIGLLSCSVGMLTDSRSLLSFPRHEYFRRVLCNMLGNDLKEGLLPNDIEWIGKIVEDITYNNAKTFFQFPSTIKNS; encoded by the coding sequence ATGAAAAAATTTATACAGGAAGATTTTTTGCTCCAAACAGATTACGCAAAGGAGTTATATCACAACTTCGCAAAAAATCAACCCATCATAGATTTCCACAGTCATCTTCCCGTCAATGAAATTGCGGAGAACAGAAATTTTGCCAACCTGACCAAAATTTGGATCCAGGGGGATCACTATAAATGGAGGGCCATGCGGGCCTTGGGTATCGAAGAAAAATATATTACGGGCAATGCCTCCGACGCAGAAAAATTCCAAAAGTGGGCCGAGACGGTACCCTATTCACTTAGAAACCCATTGTACCACTGGACACACTTGGAATTGAGCAGGTATTTCGGCATTGATGAGCTATTGGATGCCAAAAGCGCCTCCGATATTTATCGTGACTGCAACAAACAACTTGAAAATCCGGATTTTTCACCACAAAATCTAATTCAGCGTATGAATGTCGAGGTGGTCTGCACAACGGACGACCCATTGGACGATTTACGTTATCATTCCCAACTAGCTGAATCTGACTATCCCGTTAACGTACTGCCCACGTTTAGACCCGATGGATTGATCGATATTGACAATGTTGGTTTTATTGACTACCTAAATGCCCTGTCCAGAATCACAAGTATCAAGATCACCGATTTTGATTCCTTGAAAGAAGCGATTCGAAAAAGAGTCGATTACTTTCATAAAAATGGATGTAGACTCTCCGATCATGGTTTATCCCATGCGTATGGATTTGAATATACCGAAGATCAAGTGAATACCATTTTATCCCTTCGCTTTGAGGAAAAATCAATTTCCAAGAAGGAAGTTGCCATTTACAAAACGGCAATACTGAATACCCTTGGGCAATTATACCATGAGAAAAATTGGGTTATGCAATTGCATTTGGGCCCAATAAGGAATACCAACGAAGCAATCCTGAACAAAGTCGGTATCGATGCCGGAGTAGACAGCATCGGGGACTATCAACATGCCGAACAACTGGCCAGTTTTCTGAACCAATTGAACATGAAAGATAGTCTACCCAAGACCATTCTATACAATTCCAACCCATCGGACAATGAAGTTTTTGCGACTATGGCAGGGAATTTTACGAGAGAGGGAATCAAATCGAAGGTTCAATTTGGTGCCGCTTGGTGGTTTTTGGACCAAAAGCAAGGTATTGAAAACCAGTTGAACACATTGTCCAATATAGGATTGCTAAGCTGCTCGGTAGGTATGCTCACCGATAGCCGAAGCTTACTGTCCTTTCCTAGGCACGAATATTTTAGAAGGGTGCTCTGCAACATGCTGGGCAATGATCTTAAGGAGGGTCTTCTACCCAATGACATTGAATGGATCGGAAAAATCGTGGAGGACATAACCTACAACAATGCCAAAACATTTTTTCAATTTCCCAGCACGATAAAAAATAGCTAA